In the Terriglobia bacterium genome, one interval contains:
- a CDS encoding IS1 family transposase: MNKLNREKQTSVITALVEGCSINSTSRMTGVAKNTILKLLANVGQAADSFQDRAIKNLHCRHIQCDEIWQFCYAKQKNVPKKFKGQFGYGDVWTWVAIDADTKLVISSMLGNRDLKTAIIFMDDLKSRLANRVQLTTDGLRPYLDAVEGAFGSDIDYAQLVKLYGASQEEVRYSPAECIGCESKIIQGTPDMKCVSTSYVERQNLTMRMSMRRFTRLTNAHSKKVENMMYAVSLYFMYYNFARIHETLRCTPAMQAGISDYVWSIQEIVGLADRDKSN; the protein is encoded by the coding sequence ATGAACAAACTGAATAGAGAAAAACAGACCAGCGTCATCACCGCACTAGTGGAAGGGTGCTCTATAAACTCCACTTCGCGCATGACTGGAGTTGCCAAAAATACAATCTTGAAGCTACTGGCAAATGTCGGCCAAGCGGCAGATAGCTTCCAAGACCGAGCCATTAAGAATTTGCATTGCCGTCACATCCAGTGCGATGAGATATGGCAATTCTGCTATGCAAAACAGAAAAATGTCCCTAAAAAGTTCAAGGGACAGTTTGGGTACGGCGATGTCTGGACTTGGGTTGCTATTGATGCCGACACGAAGTTGGTAATCTCTTCCATGCTCGGCAACCGTGACTTGAAAACGGCGATTATCTTTATGGACGATCTAAAGAGTCGTTTGGCGAACCGTGTACAACTCACAACGGACGGCCTGCGACCTTACCTGGACGCGGTTGAGGGGGCTTTTGGGTCCGATATTGATTATGCACAACTAGTGAAACTTTACGGGGCAAGTCAGGAAGAAGTTCGCTACAGTCCAGCGGAGTGTATTGGATGTGAAAGCAAAATTATCCAAGGCACCCCCGATATGAAGTGCGTGTCTACCAGCTACGTCGAAAGGCAGAATCTCACTATGCGAATGAGCATGAGACGCTTCACCCGACTAACCAACGCTCACTCCAAGAAAGTAGAAAATATGATGTACGCAGTGTCGCTGTACTTCATGTACTACAATTTTGCCCGTATCCATGAAACGCTTAGATGCACTCCGGCAATGCAAGCTGGAATATCTGACTATGTTTGGTCAATACAAGAAATTGTAGGGCTGGCTGATCGTGATAAATCAAACTGA
- the rpsU gene encoding 30S ribosomal protein S21, which produces MAEVRLQEGESLESALRRFKRKVQQEDIIKEIKKHSFYLKPGEKKRVKAALARKRARKKARHDHD; this is translated from the coding sequence TTGGCTGAAGTTAGACTTCAGGAGGGAGAGTCTTTGGAAAGCGCCCTCCGCCGCTTCAAGCGAAAGGTTCAGCAAGAGGACATCATCAAGGAAATCAAAAAGCATTCCTTTTATCTGAAGCCAGGAGAGAAAAAGCGAGTCAAAGCAGCCTTGGCGCGGAAGAGAGCCCGCAAAAAGGCCAGGCATGACCACGACTAA
- the hpt gene encoding hypoxanthine phosphoribosyltransferase — MDHGASDKAPEILLSRHEIEQRVRELAVEIAKDYRGSTPHLIGILKGAWIFMADLIRHLDIDVTIDFLGITSYGSNAHSSGEVKITKDLDNSINGREVLIVEDILDTGRTLRYLEEVLSAHKPHNLRVVTLLDKRSRRVVPVKADYVGFEIADVFVVGYGLDFDQKYRQLPDIHVLRGERSR, encoded by the coding sequence ATGGACCATGGCGCATCAGATAAAGCTCCTGAAATTCTACTCTCAAGGCACGAGATCGAGCAGCGGGTCCGTGAACTTGCGGTCGAGATCGCGAAGGACTATCGGGGTTCTACGCCGCACCTGATTGGCATTCTAAAGGGAGCCTGGATCTTTATGGCTGACCTCATCCGCCACCTGGATATCGACGTTACCATCGATTTTCTGGGAATCACCAGCTACGGCTCCAACGCACATTCGTCCGGTGAAGTCAAAATCACCAAGGACCTTGACAACAGTATTAACGGCCGTGAGGTTTTGATTGTTGAGGACATACTGGACACAGGGCGCACGCTCAGGTATCTGGAGGAAGTGTTATCCGCGCACAAGCCGCACAACCTCCGCGTCGTAACTTTGCTGGACAAGCGGTCGCGCCGGGTTGTTCCTGTGAAGGCGGACTATGTCGGTTTTGAAATTGCCGACGTTTTTGTGGTGGGTTATGGTCTCGACTTCGATCAGAAGTATCGGCAACTTCCCGACATTCACGTGCTCCGAGGGGAACGCTCGCGCTAA
- the mutS gene encoding DNA mismatch repair protein MutS: MSEFSTPLMRQYNGIKEHYPNALLLFRLGDFYELFFEDAIVAARELQITLTSRNKEKGVAVPMCGVPYHAAEGYISKLIRRGYRVAICDQVEDPRKAKKLVKREVTQVVTPGTVTGSQVLEPRDHNYLAAVAESNDAIGLAFADLSTGDFRVTEIAGEGRQERLIEELVRMRPRELLLAPTASVHFSPESDPPITETRLEEWVFGGEYGERLLKDHFGVVSLAGYGMESHSLAAGAAGAIFHYIRDTQRGSLCHFDTLRFYQENDSLVLDSATLRNLELIEPLTGGPRHATLLAALDRCVTSLGARKLKIWLLRPSTDAAEIEARLDAVEELSTTTIAREEVRRVLNGIQDLERILGRVSLESANARDLLALKASIEQLPLVRTYLESFNARRYRELHERMDELRDVHDLLDRAIHPEPPALLTEGNLIRPGYHAELDSLREISRNSKQLIAGIETRERQRTGINSLKVRFNSVFGYYIEVTRANLHIVPSDYQRKQTLVNAERFSTPELKELEAKILDAEERSQTLERELFVEIRRTVGAGARRIRQTAQALAELDVLACFAHLAAERNYRRPEFSDNGEMAIFQGRHPVIEHIMTREEAGHFIPNDLYLNPMSDILIIVTGPNMGGKSTYLRQTALIALMMQMGSFVPAERAKLPIFDRIFTRIGASDNLARGRSTFMVEMTETATILNTATPRSLVLLDEIGRGTATFDGLAIAWAVVEHLLMHTRARTLFATHYHELTELEDLLPGVRNYHVSVKESGSNVIFLRKVEPGSADKSYGIEVARLAGLPAHVVERAREVLKRHEQSEHAVSGKLTERKHEPKDVQLMIFTPLNSEVVQAIEQVDLDNLKPLEALNLLAELKKQIQS; this comes from the coding sequence ATGAGCGAATTTTCCACTCCACTGATGCGCCAGTACAACGGAATCAAGGAGCACTATCCGAACGCGCTGCTGTTGTTCCGTCTGGGGGATTTTTACGAACTTTTCTTTGAAGACGCCATCGTCGCAGCGAGGGAACTGCAGATCACGCTCACTTCCCGCAACAAGGAAAAAGGAGTTGCGGTGCCGATGTGCGGCGTTCCCTATCATGCCGCGGAAGGCTATATCTCCAAGCTGATCCGCCGCGGTTACCGTGTGGCCATTTGCGACCAGGTTGAAGATCCGCGCAAGGCAAAAAAACTGGTGAAGCGTGAAGTCACGCAGGTAGTGACGCCGGGTACGGTGACGGGGTCCCAGGTGTTGGAGCCGCGGGACCACAACTATCTTGCAGCCGTGGCCGAATCGAATGACGCTATCGGCCTCGCGTTTGCTGATCTGTCCACGGGCGACTTTCGCGTTACGGAGATCGCCGGGGAGGGCCGCCAGGAACGGCTGATCGAAGAGCTGGTCCGGATGCGTCCTCGGGAATTACTGCTGGCCCCAACCGCTTCCGTTCATTTCTCTCCGGAGTCCGACCCACCGATCACTGAGACCCGCTTGGAGGAGTGGGTTTTTGGAGGAGAATACGGAGAGAGACTGTTGAAGGACCATTTCGGAGTGGTCTCTCTGGCGGGCTACGGCATGGAGAGCCATTCGCTGGCTGCCGGCGCCGCCGGAGCCATCTTCCATTACATTCGCGACACGCAGAGGGGCTCCCTGTGTCATTTCGATACGCTCCGCTTCTATCAAGAAAACGACTCGCTGGTCCTTGATTCCGCCACGCTGCGAAATCTGGAATTGATTGAACCTCTGACCGGCGGCCCTCGCCATGCAACATTGCTCGCCGCGCTGGACCGGTGCGTCACTTCCCTGGGCGCGCGCAAACTGAAGATCTGGCTGCTGCGGCCTTCTACTGATGCCGCTGAAATTGAAGCTCGCCTGGACGCCGTTGAAGAGCTTTCCACCACCACGATCGCTCGCGAGGAAGTTCGGCGGGTCCTGAATGGTATCCAGGACCTGGAGCGCATTCTCGGCCGCGTATCTCTGGAATCCGCAAACGCCCGCGACCTGCTGGCCCTGAAGGCGTCGATCGAGCAGTTGCCGCTGGTTCGAACGTACCTTGAAAGCTTCAACGCCAGACGATACCGGGAACTTCACGAGCGCATGGACGAGTTGAGGGACGTTCACGATTTGCTCGATCGCGCCATCCACCCGGAACCTCCGGCGCTGCTGACGGAGGGCAATCTCATCCGGCCAGGCTACCATGCCGAACTCGATTCCCTGCGGGAAATCAGCCGCAACAGCAAACAGCTCATCGCCGGGATCGAAACGCGCGAGCGCCAACGCACCGGCATTAATTCCCTGAAGGTGCGCTTCAATAGCGTCTTCGGCTATTACATCGAAGTCACAAGGGCCAACCTTCACATCGTGCCCTCTGATTACCAGCGCAAGCAGACTTTAGTAAACGCGGAACGCTTTTCCACGCCGGAATTGAAAGAACTCGAGGCCAAAATCCTGGACGCCGAGGAAAGGAGCCAGACGCTCGAGCGGGAACTGTTTGTGGAAATCCGCCGGACAGTCGGGGCTGGAGCGCGCAGAATTCGTCAGACGGCCCAGGCGCTGGCCGAGCTCGACGTGCTGGCCTGTTTTGCGCACCTGGCAGCGGAAAGAAACTACCGCCGTCCGGAATTTTCCGACAACGGCGAGATGGCGATCTTCCAGGGGCGCCACCCGGTCATCGAACACATCATGACCAGGGAAGAGGCGGGGCATTTTATCCCGAACGACCTCTACCTGAACCCAATGTCCGACATCCTGATTATCGTGACCGGCCCGAACATGGGTGGGAAATCAACCTACCTGCGCCAGACTGCGCTGATCGCCCTCATGATGCAGATGGGCAGCTTCGTGCCTGCCGAGCGCGCCAAGCTACCCATTTTCGATCGGATATTCACTCGCATTGGAGCTTCCGACAACCTGGCGCGAGGCCGCTCCACATTCATGGTGGAGATGACGGAAACGGCCACCATTCTGAACACCGCGACGCCGCGCAGCCTGGTGCTGCTGGATGAAATAGGCCGGGGAACAGCAACATTTGACGGCCTGGCCATCGCCTGGGCAGTCGTCGAGCATCTGCTGATGCACACGCGCGCCCGGACGCTCTTTGCCACGCACTACCACGAATTGACCGAGCTCGAAGACCTGCTGCCGGGCGTCCGCAACTATCACGTTTCGGTCAAGGAGTCCGGTTCGAACGTCATCTTCCTTCGCAAGGTAGAACCCGGCAGCGCCGACAAGAGTTATGGGATTGAGGTCGCGCGGCTGGCCGGTCTTCCTGCCCATGTTGTGGAGCGCGCGAGAGAAGTGCTGAAGCGACACGAGCAGAGTGAACACGCCGTCAGTGGAAAGCTGACCGAAAGAAAACACGAACCCAAAGACGTGCAGTTGATGATATTTACTCCCTTGAACTCTGAAGTCGTCCAGGCCATTGAACAGGTCGATCTGGACAATCTGAAGCCGCTCGAAGCCTTGAATCTGCTTGCCGAACTCAAGAAGCAAATCCAGTCGTAA
- a CDS encoding L-threonylcarbamoyladenylate synthase, translating into MAVTLKVDKANLEDALEHSAGLILSGKVIAFPTDTFYGLGADPFNLAAITEIFRIKRRSADRPIPLLVASLDQAADLVADPPQLFFTLAKKFWPGPLTLVVRASCLIPLKLTANTGCVGVRWPRFPLAEALIAAVGRPITGTSANLSEHSACTTAGEVEEQVGDSLPLILDGGSTTGDNPSTVVQLQGGRARILRRGGVSEADLEEFLA; encoded by the coding sequence ATGGCAGTGACTCTTAAGGTAGACAAGGCGAACCTCGAAGACGCGCTGGAGCACTCCGCCGGGTTGATCCTTTCCGGCAAAGTTATCGCCTTCCCGACGGACACTTTTTACGGGCTGGGAGCAGATCCCTTTAATCTAGCCGCGATCACCGAAATTTTCAGGATCAAGCGCCGTTCTGCCGATCGGCCCATTCCGCTGTTGGTCGCGTCGCTCGACCAGGCAGCCGACCTGGTGGCCGACCCGCCGCAACTCTTTTTCACATTGGCGAAAAAATTCTGGCCGGGTCCGCTCACCCTGGTCGTTCGCGCGTCGTGCCTGATCCCCTTAAAGCTGACAGCAAACACGGGCTGCGTCGGCGTACGCTGGCCGCGCTTTCCGCTCGCAGAAGCCTTGATTGCAGCCGTGGGCCGACCCATTACGGGCACCAGCGCCAACCTGTCGGAGCATTCCGCCTGCACGACGGCGGGCGAGGTTGAGGAACAGGTTGGCGACTCGCTCCCGCTCATTCTGGACGGTGGCTCCACGACTGGAGACAATCCTTCAACGGTTGTGCAACTCCAGGGCGGGCGGGCCCGCATCCTGCGTCGCGGCGGCGTCAGCGAAGCAGATCTGGAAGAATTCCTTGCCTGA
- the mtaB gene encoding tRNA (N(6)-L-threonylcarbamoyladenosine(37)-C(2))-methylthiotransferase MtaB produces the protein MSTFHLINFGCRASHADGASIKQQLMAKGFSEAASESSEIAVLNTCTVTAAADAEVRQVIRRIHRANPDCRILVTGCYAQRAADEVSKLPGVAWVIGNSHKHTLVQVLSGDGGAGSSAVGHGANHPLVLVGEIGDTFHFAPVFAGDRTRPTLKVQDGCNACCAFCVIPQVRGESRSMDPGQVIEQVRELEWNGYKEIVLSGINLGSYGRDLGFPIDFRGLVERILRETGIGRLRISSIEPMDVSRGLITLVAAEPRMAQHFHVPLQSGCNRVLRLMNRRYWTTHYADRILAIRERMPNCGIGADVMAGFPGETEADHAESCRFIESLPFTYLHIFPYSARPGTAAATRAGQVDGRRIHERVRELKALIEAKHSQFVDAQIGQTLSAVVLHKTGNGPPVALTTNYLQVSLPGESVSPNTLLDVEIQGIDGGALVGRAA, from the coding sequence ATGAGCACGTTTCACCTCATCAATTTCGGGTGCAGGGCGAGCCATGCGGACGGGGCATCGATCAAGCAGCAGTTGATGGCGAAGGGGTTCAGCGAGGCCGCGTCGGAATCGAGCGAGATCGCGGTCTTGAATACCTGTACCGTCACCGCCGCTGCAGACGCCGAAGTGCGCCAGGTGATCCGGCGCATTCACAGGGCCAACCCTGATTGCCGGATCCTCGTGACTGGATGTTACGCGCAGCGCGCTGCCGATGAAGTCTCGAAGTTACCGGGCGTCGCCTGGGTGATCGGTAACTCCCACAAGCACACGCTGGTGCAGGTCCTCTCCGGCGATGGCGGTGCCGGGTCATCTGCGGTTGGACACGGCGCCAACCACCCGCTGGTCCTGGTGGGGGAAATTGGCGACACTTTCCACTTCGCTCCGGTATTTGCTGGGGACCGCACCCGTCCGACACTAAAGGTGCAGGACGGCTGCAACGCCTGCTGCGCGTTTTGCGTCATCCCGCAGGTTCGCGGCGAGAGCCGCAGCATGGATCCCGGCCAGGTCATCGAGCAGGTCCGCGAGTTGGAATGGAACGGCTATAAGGAAATCGTCCTATCAGGCATCAACCTCGGCAGCTACGGACGCGACCTTGGCTTCCCTATTGATTTTCGGGGTCTCGTGGAACGCATCCTGCGTGAAACCGGAATCGGGCGGCTGCGGATCAGCTCGATTGAACCGATGGATGTCAGCCGAGGGCTGATAACACTCGTGGCTGCTGAGCCGCGCATGGCCCAGCATTTCCACGTTCCGCTGCAAAGCGGTTGCAACCGGGTCCTGCGGCTGATGAACCGGCGCTACTGGACCACCCATTACGCCGATCGAATTCTTGCCATTCGTGAGCGGATGCCCAATTGCGGAATCGGCGCTGACGTCATGGCGGGTTTTCCGGGCGAGACGGAGGCCGACCACGCCGAAAGCTGCCGGTTCATCGAGTCGCTGCCCTTCACCTATCTCCACATCTTCCCATACTCGGCCCGCCCCGGGACGGCCGCGGCAACGCGCGCCGGGCAGGTGGACGGGCGGCGCATCCACGAGCGCGTCCGCGAACTGAAGGCATTGATCGAAGCCAAACACAGCCAATTCGTCGATGCTCAGATCGGGCAAACTCTGAGCGCGGTGGTCCTTCACAAAACCGGGAACGGCCCACCCGTCGCGCTGACCACCAACTACTTGCAAGTGTCTCTCCCGGGCGAAAGCGTTTCTCCAAACACCCTGCTCGATGTGGAAATCCAGGGCATCGATGGGGGCGCACTGGTCGGACGCGCGGCCTGA
- a CDS encoding DUF4252 domain-containing protein: MKTLTCFTGKQTFARVFSAALLTSCLTAFGAAAAWAQNARLDLSQLDKLASKASEVTNVTLDGSMLKLAAEQMSQKAATSKSQNKAFAANMVQRLKGIYVKSFEFDQPGGYSKADLEGVTKQLESGGWKAIVHVEEKKSGETTGVYLMQEGGETVGMAVVAAEPKELTVVNLVGPIDFSQLGSLGSLGALGQLGGLAGSIGSSKPQLEHRQPTTQKGQADSN, encoded by the coding sequence ATGAAAACATTGACATGTTTTACCGGGAAGCAAACCTTTGCGCGCGTATTCTCAGCAGCGCTGCTGACGTCGTGCCTGACGGCATTTGGCGCTGCAGCAGCCTGGGCGCAGAACGCCAGGCTGGACCTCAGCCAGCTCGACAAGCTGGCCAGCAAGGCGTCCGAAGTTACGAACGTGACCCTGGACGGTTCCATGCTGAAGCTCGCGGCGGAGCAGATGTCACAGAAGGCGGCCACATCAAAGTCACAAAACAAGGCCTTCGCGGCCAACATGGTCCAACGGCTGAAAGGCATCTATGTAAAAAGCTTCGAATTCGACCAGCCGGGCGGATACAGCAAAGCCGATCTCGAAGGTGTAACCAAGCAACTTGAGTCAGGCGGCTGGAAAGCAATCGTCCACGTGGAAGAAAAGAAGTCGGGCGAGACCACCGGCGTCTACTTGATGCAGGAAGGCGGAGAGACGGTTGGCATGGCGGTCGTGGCTGCTGAACCCAAGGAGCTCACCGTCGTGAATCTTGTGGGCCCTATTGACTTCAGCCAGCTTGGCAGTCTGGGAAGCCTGGGCGCGCTCGGCCAGCTTGGCGGTCTGGCGGGAAGCATCGGGAGTTCGAAGCCGCAGCTCGAGCACCGGCAACCGACAACCCAGAAGGGACAAGCGGATTCCAATTAG
- the rpsT gene encoding 30S ribosomal protein S20 yields the protein MANHKSALKRLSQTQKRTERNRAHRSRMRHQIRELRQALDARDKARAESLLIPTLSMLDRMIQKGVLHRNTAARYKSRLRLRFNSLS from the coding sequence GTGGCAAACCATAAATCTGCTCTGAAGCGTCTTTCGCAGACGCAAAAACGCACTGAGCGGAACAGGGCCCATCGCAGCCGGATGCGGCACCAGATCCGCGAGCTTCGCCAGGCGCTGGACGCCAGGGACAAGGCGCGCGCCGAAAGCCTGCTGATACCCACGCTTTCCATGCTGGACCGCATGATCCAAAAGGGTGTTCTTCACCGCAACACGGCCGCCCGGTATAAATCGAGGCTGCGCCTGCGTTTCAATTCCCTGTCCTAA
- the holA gene encoding DNA polymerase III subunit delta gives MGPEEFITAIRKGGLAPVYFHCGLDRFLHQECRDAVRDAVPEESRAWCLNEIEYQPGMLARELQTAQQIPMLGGHSYFLVSDADDFRHADEDDAKALAAYLENPSPSATLIFSAVEPDRRRKFIQLLEKQTVVVEMRPLSIRQAAAWAKEFLHRAGVEMDARLAEEIASKFLPGSSSRDTNPQGVNLLWMRTELEKLITAIDGNTKLQPDDLQIISTFQEEHEIGKMLRAIADRQCGGALGFLRSLVASKVAETLLLWCIGDLFRQALKSSGQSSSFGGGWGRQSNPFATWEIAPVARRRYTHEELLKALTLIHQADLGIKSSWKDSTILLEFLIWRITSAPGDPKPTTR, from the coding sequence ATGGGTCCTGAAGAATTCATTACCGCGATTCGCAAAGGCGGCCTGGCTCCCGTCTATTTCCATTGCGGTCTCGACAGATTTCTCCACCAGGAGTGCCGGGACGCCGTCCGCGACGCGGTTCCGGAGGAGTCCCGGGCCTGGTGCCTGAACGAGATTGAATATCAGCCGGGCATGCTGGCGCGCGAGTTGCAGACGGCGCAACAAATTCCCATGCTGGGCGGGCACAGTTATTTTCTCGTCTCGGACGCCGATGACTTCAGGCACGCGGACGAAGATGATGCCAAGGCGCTTGCCGCTTACCTCGAGAATCCTTCACCGTCCGCAACTCTGATCTTTTCAGCCGTTGAGCCCGACCGCCGGCGCAAGTTCATTCAACTTCTGGAGAAGCAGACGGTGGTTGTGGAAATGCGTCCGCTCTCGATCCGGCAGGCGGCGGCCTGGGCAAAAGAATTCCTGCACCGCGCGGGCGTTGAAATGGACGCCAGACTGGCTGAGGAGATCGCCTCAAAATTCCTGCCGGGAAGCTCATCGCGCGACACCAATCCCCAGGGCGTGAACCTGCTGTGGATGCGCACTGAACTTGAGAAGCTGATCACGGCGATCGATGGAAATACGAAGCTGCAGCCGGATGATCTCCAGATCATCTCGACTTTCCAGGAGGAGCACGAGATCGGCAAGATGCTGCGCGCCATCGCCGATCGGCAATGCGGAGGTGCGCTTGGGTTTCTGCGTTCGCTGGTGGCCAGCAAGGTGGCGGAAACGCTGCTGCTGTGGTGCATTGGCGATCTGTTTCGTCAGGCGCTGAAGTCCAGCGGACAGAGCAGCAGCTTCGGAGGCGGGTGGGGACGGCAGTCAAACCCGTTTGCCACGTGGGAAATCGCTCCAGTGGCGCGGCGCCGATATACTCACGAGGAATTACTGAAAGCTTTGACGCTGATCCACCAGGCAGACCTTGGAATCAAATCCTCGTGGAAAGATTCCACTATTCTACTGGAATTTCTGATCTGGCGAATTACGTCTGCGCCAGGCGACCCAAAACCGACAACCCGCTGA
- a CDS encoding zinc-ribbon domain containing protein — translation MEYRDRVLKCIDCGAEFVFTAGEQLFFADKGFKNEPKRCKPCKSKRSQLLNGQGHRRVETSTVCSQCGKETTVPFKPTQGRPVYCRECFELRRAAGAPA, via the coding sequence ATGGAATACCGGGATCGGGTCCTCAAGTGTATCGATTGCGGAGCGGAATTCGTTTTCACGGCAGGTGAACAACTTTTCTTCGCGGACAAGGGGTTCAAGAACGAGCCGAAACGCTGTAAGCCTTGCAAATCCAAAAGAAGCCAGTTGCTGAACGGGCAAGGTCATCGGCGTGTGGAAACCAGCACCGTTTGCTCGCAGTGCGGTAAGGAAACAACGGTACCTTTCAAGCCGACTCAGGGGCGCCCCGTCTATTGCAGGGAATGCTTCGAACTGCGTCGAGCCGCGGGAGCTCCGGCTTGA
- a CDS encoding anhydro-N-acetylmuramic acid kinase, producing the protein MPSAAPRLLVGLMAGTSLDGVDAALVRIAGPATAPRVRLLKFVSIPYSPGVRRRLLRIAAGHTVPAGEISQLNFLLGALFADATIELCRKAGITPGNLAGIGSHGQTIFHQGTTTVEAGHKVSSTFQIAEPAVIAGRTGATVVSSFRTADVAAGGQGAPLVPLLDYLLLSDRSRGTVALNIGGIANVTVLPAGAALEDVYGFDTGPGNMIMDGLVRAFTGGRRHYDSNGRLAARGKVIEDLLVLALRYHFFRERPPKSAGREQFGEEFVKRFFLSRLPGARKEDLLRTANELTAAAVAGALRQFVFPRVDISRLIVSGGGAHNRLLMKRISEQLPEIKLLFSDAFGLPVDAKEAIAFAILADRTLHGLPGSLPAVTGARKAVVLGTTSRP; encoded by the coding sequence GTGCCGTCCGCCGCTCCGCGTCTGCTGGTGGGCCTGATGGCAGGCACATCTCTCGACGGTGTGGATGCGGCGTTGGTACGCATAGCAGGGCCGGCCACAGCGCCTCGCGTCCGCCTGCTGAAATTTGTTTCGATTCCATACTCGCCGGGCGTCCGGCGCCGTTTGCTGAGAATTGCCGCTGGGCATACGGTTCCGGCCGGAGAGATCAGCCAGCTCAATTTCCTGCTGGGCGCGCTCTTCGCAGATGCAACAATCGAGCTTTGCCGAAAAGCCGGGATCACCCCTGGGAACCTGGCCGGGATCGGCTCGCACGGCCAGACGATTTTCCATCAGGGGACCACCACAGTCGAGGCCGGCCACAAGGTCAGTTCCACGTTTCAAATTGCTGAACCTGCCGTGATTGCCGGACGGACCGGCGCAACGGTGGTATCCAGCTTCCGCACAGCCGACGTGGCGGCCGGCGGCCAGGGCGCGCCGCTGGTTCCGTTGCTGGATTATCTCCTGCTGAGCGATAGGAGCCGGGGAACCGTCGCACTGAACATCGGCGGGATTGCCAATGTCACGGTGCTCCCGGCGGGCGCAGCGCTGGAGGACGTATACGGCTTTGACACCGGCCCCGGCAATATGATTATGGACGGCCTTGTGCGAGCCTTCACCGGCGGGCGGCGGCATTATGACTCGAATGGCCGACTGGCCGCCCGCGGTAAAGTCATCGAGGATCTTCTGGTGCTGGCGCTCCGGTATCATTTTTTCCGTGAGCGGCCTCCGAAAAGCGCAGGACGAGAGCAGTTTGGAGAGGAATTTGTGAAGCGATTTTTCCTCAGCAGACTTCCAGGCGCCCGCAAAGAAGATTTGCTTCGGACGGCAAATGAGCTGACCGCCGCCGCCGTTGCCGGCGCGTTGCGACAGTTTGTTTTTCCTCGAGTGGACATCAGCAGGCTGATCGTTTCAGGAGGCGGCGCTCATAACCGGCTGCTGATGAAACGCATCAGTGAACAGTTGCCAGAAATCAAATTGTTGTTTTCAGATGCCTTCGGGCTTCCAGTGGACGCCAAGGAAGCCATCGCTTTCGCCATCCTCGCTGACCGGACCCTGCACGGCCTGCCAGGGAGTCTGCCCGCCGTGACGGGAGCTCGCAAAGCCGTTGTGCTGGGAACCACATCCCGGCCGTGA
- a CDS encoding YdcF family protein produces the protein MPESPLRLRHWIFLILIASLAGAALLEVSLYETIRRQAASDEAQPAAAIVVFGAAEYNGRPSPVYKARLDRAFYLEEHGFALLVITTGGSGGDRRFTEGGVGRDYLIQQGVAARKIVEETRSETTFQTVKAVAKILKGRGESTCVVVSDGFHLYRIKRLFSSLGIAAYTSPAPASPIEADPFARALYSLREVLILNLWHLGFHV, from the coding sequence TTGCCTGAGTCTCCCTTGCGACTGCGCCATTGGATTTTCCTGATACTGATTGCCTCACTTGCCGGCGCTGCCTTGCTGGAAGTGTCGCTTTACGAGACCATCCGGCGCCAGGCCGCCAGCGATGAAGCGCAGCCGGCTGCGGCCATCGTGGTGTTCGGGGCGGCGGAATATAACGGGCGCCCTTCACCGGTTTATAAGGCCCGCCTGGATCGTGCTTTTTACCTGGAAGAGCATGGCTTCGCCCTGCTGGTCATTACCACCGGGGGCAGCGGTGGTGACCGCCGCTTTACGGAAGGCGGCGTAGGCCGGGACTACCTCATCCAGCAGGGAGTCGCCGCGCGCAAAATTGTGGAGGAGACCCGCAGCGAAACCACCTTCCAGACGGTGAAGGCGGTAGCGAAAATTCTGAAGGGCCGCGGGGAATCGACCTGCGTTGTGGTCAGCGACGGTTTTCATCTTTACCGGATCAAGCGGCTGTTTTCTTCCCTTGGCATCGCCGCCTACACCTCGCCCGCGCCCGCAAGTCCGATTGAGGCCGATCCCTTTGCGCGTGCCCTCTACTCGCTGAGGGAGGTGCTGATCCTCAACCTTTGGCACCTGGGTTTCCACGTCTAG